In the Halobacteriovoraceae bacterium genome, GAAGGATTGGTTGAAGTTGATAAACGTTTTATCATAACAGTAGAGCAACAGATTAAACTCGTTTTAGAAAATTCAGGACAAATATTTAATTCTCAAAATTTAATAATTGAACCGAGTGGCAGAAATACTGCCCCCTGTATACTTTTAGGGATTGCTCAATTACTTACAAGTGGTGCTCAGGACAATGACATCGTTGCCATTGTCCCTGCTGATCATGTTATTTTGAACAAAAAAGGATTTCAAGAAACACTAAAATTGGCAATTGATCATGCAAATATAAACAGTGAAATTGTGACCATAGGAATTAGGCCAAACTTTCCACATACGGGTTATGGCTACATTAAAAAAGATTCTCATGACAAAAATAAAGTCGCTAAAGTTGAAAAATTCGTTGAAAAACCAAATCTTGAGACGGCCAAAGAATATGTTTCTTCTGGAGAGTATTATTGGAATGCTGGTATGTTTGTGTCAAAACTAGGGACTTTACTTGCTGAATTTGAACGTCATGCTCCAGAAATTTTTCGCTATTTTACTGATCTAAAGAATGCATTAAAAACTAAAAGTCATCTCGCAGAAATCTACAATAAAATTCCAAAAGACTCAATTGACTATGCCATCATGGAAAAGTCTCAACAAGTTTCAATAATAGAAGCAGATTTTGATTGGAATGATCTTGGATCTTGGGATGCACTTGAATCAGTGATTGAAAAGACTGGTGGTAACATTAATGCCAGCTCAAAAGATGTAATTGCGCTCAATTCTCAGGGAAATATTATCTATGCACCTGGAAAATTAGTTTCACTGGTTGATATCAATAACTTGATCATTGTCTCAAATGAAAAAAACGTACTTGTCTTACCAAAAGATAAATCTCAAAGAGTGAAAGAAGTCGTGGAAATTTTAAAAGGCAATCAGTGCTTTAAAGATTTCTTATAAAATTATCTGAGCGCTTAAAAACATCATCAATATTTTTCAAATATATATTTTTTATTTCAGAAAAATCTGGTCTAGGTAGGTTGATTTTTATTCCACAATCAGACATAAGCTGAATTAAAGTATCATAAAAAACATCTCTAGAATTTTGTTCATGTCCCTTGAATGCAGCTTGTTGAGTAAGTTCGTATAGTTTTTCTCTGGTTAAATCAGACTGTAAAATCAATTGATGTAAGTAAAAACTTGATAGATATGTAAAATTATTTTCTACTTTTTTTTCTATGAATTCTTTATGGATAACAAGATTGTTAATTGTATTTGTCATGCGTTTAAGTGCATATGAAATTAATCCAAAATTATCAGGTAAAATCATCCTTTCAGCAGATGAATGTGAAATATCTCTTTCGTGCCAAAGTAAGGTGTTTTCATGGGCAACAATAAGATGTGATCTGAGTACTCGTGCCAGTCCTGAAAGGTTTTCTCCAGAAATTGGATTTTTCTTATGGGGCATAGTTGAAGAACCTTTCTGTCCTTTTGCAAAACCTTCATGAAGTTCAGCGATATCAGAGTGATGGAGATGTCTGATTTCAAGGGCGGTTCTCTCTATGGCGTCAGCGATGAGTGAGTTTATGTTTATGAGTTTTGCAATCCGGTCTCTTGGAATGACTTGAGTAGAGACTTCTTCAACTTTTAGTCCCAACTCACAGGCAACGTCGGCCTCGATATCAGTGGATAGAATTGTGTAATTTCCTACCGCTCCTGAAATTTGACAAGTCAGTTCATTATTTTCAAATTCACAAAGATCCTTGTAACGTCTGGCCAATTCAAGTGCAAATCCAAGCCATTTTTGTCCAAAACTCATAGGCTCTGCATTCATTCCATGAGATCTTCCCATACACAGAGTGTTTTTATGTTCAATTGCAAGTTTTTGTAATGAGATGATGAGATTATTAAGCAGGGGTTTGTAAAAAGCAATTGAGTCTTTCAATTGTAAAGTTAAGGCCGTATCAATGATATCAGAGGAGGTGACTCCAAAATGAAAATATTTACTTACTTTCGGGTCAAGGTTTTCTGTAATTGAGGTGCAAAAAGCTATAACATCATGTCGCGTTATTTGTTCTATTTCATCAATTCGACTTGGGTTTATGATGCACTTCTCTTTTATTGTTTTATAAGTGTTTTGAGGTATTATGCCTCTTTTTTCGAGGGAATTTAATACTGCAAGCTCAACTTCAACATATTTTTCAAATTTATGTTTATCTGCCCAGATTTGGGCGATTTCAGGTATTTCATATCTAGGGATCATGAGTCCTCACTTATTTGTTAAGATCTAAACCCTTTTTGGATTTTGCCATATTTTCGAAATTCTCTCCTGGAAAAT is a window encoding:
- a CDS encoding mannose-1-phosphate guanylyltransferase codes for the protein MSTYIAVMAGGQGTRFWPESVNSKPKQYLKLIGEKSLLEQTLERFEGLVEVDKRFIITVEQQIKLVLENSGQIFNSQNLIIEPSGRNTAPCILLGIAQLLTSGAQDNDIVAIVPADHVILNKKGFQETLKLAIDHANINSEIVTIGIRPNFPHTGYGYIKKDSHDKNKVAKVEKFVEKPNLETAKEYVSSGEYYWNAGMFVSKLGTLLAEFERHAPEIFRYFTDLKNALKTKSHLAEIYNKIPKDSIDYAIMEKSQQVSIIEADFDWNDLGSWDALESVIEKTGGNINASSKDVIALNSQGNIIYAPGKLVSLVDINNLIIVSNEKNVLVLPKDKSQRVKEVVEILKGNQCFKDFL
- a CDS encoding adenylosuccinate lyase is translated as MIPRYEIPEIAQIWADKHKFEKYVEVELAVLNSLEKRGIIPQNTYKTIKEKCIINPSRIDEIEQITRHDVIAFCTSITENLDPKVSKYFHFGVTSSDIIDTALTLQLKDSIAFYKPLLNNLIISLQKLAIEHKNTLCMGRSHGMNAEPMSFGQKWLGFALELARRYKDLCEFENNELTCQISGAVGNYTILSTDIEADVACELGLKVEEVSTQVIPRDRIAKLININSLIADAIERTALEIRHLHHSDIAELHEGFAKGQKGSSTMPHKKNPISGENLSGLARVLRSHLIVAHENTLLWHERDISHSSAERMILPDNFGLISYALKRMTNTINNLVIHKEFIEKKVENNFTYLSSFYLHQLILQSDLTREKLYELTQQAAFKGHEQNSRDVFYDTLIQLMSDCGIKINLPRPDFSEIKNIYLKNIDDVFKRSDNFIRNL